In one Pseudomonas sp. R84 genomic region, the following are encoded:
- a CDS encoding sensor domain-containing diguanylate cyclase: MVNNNQKDSSLPQWPEAAQTLMALMHAQGEVARLSEREQLFSSLLVSVNAVLWAFNWETRQVLYVSPAYERIFGRSAGLLLADYNQWRDSIYPDDLEYAERSLTEVLHKGAVEDREYRIIAADGQVRWLSDKCFINRQDEPGQPVIIVGIAEDITDKKQMETELHRLATTDVLTQSSNRRHFFECANREFEEARAQGSPMAFLLLDIDDFKVINDSYGHPEGDNVLQRIAECGRGSLRRGDLFGRIGGEEFAAVFPGCAPDMAMQVAERLQQEIQRLSFSHDGQTYGITVSQGLTSLTGEDESLDSLFARADAAMYEAKRQGKNRIISA; encoded by the coding sequence ATGGTCAATAACAACCAAAAAGACTCATCCTTACCGCAGTGGCCCGAGGCCGCGCAAACCCTGATGGCGTTGATGCATGCCCAAGGCGAGGTCGCTCGGCTAAGCGAACGCGAGCAGCTGTTCAGCTCTTTGCTGGTCAGCGTCAACGCCGTGCTCTGGGCTTTCAACTGGGAAACCCGTCAGGTGCTGTACGTCAGCCCCGCCTACGAACGGATTTTCGGTCGCTCCGCCGGCCTGCTGCTCGCCGACTACAACCAATGGCGCGACAGCATCTACCCCGACGATCTGGAATACGCCGAACGCAGCCTCACCGAAGTCCTGCACAAAGGTGCGGTAGAAGATCGCGAATACCGCATCATCGCCGCCGACGGCCAGGTGCGCTGGCTCAGCGATAAGTGCTTCATCAACCGTCAGGACGAGCCGGGGCAACCGGTGATCATCGTCGGCATCGCCGAGGACATCACTGACAAGAAGCAGATGGAAACCGAGCTGCATCGCTTGGCGACCACCGACGTGCTGACGCAAAGCAGCAACCGCCGTCACTTCTTCGAGTGCGCCAACCGCGAGTTCGAAGAGGCGCGTGCGCAGGGTTCGCCCATGGCGTTTTTGCTGCTCGATATCGATGACTTCAAAGTGATCAACGACAGTTACGGCCATCCCGAAGGCGACAACGTGTTGCAGCGGATTGCCGAGTGCGGGCGTGGCTCGTTACGTCGCGGTGATCTGTTCGGGCGGATTGGCGGGGAAGAGTTTGCGGCGGTGTTTCCAGGGTGCGCACCGGACATGGCCATGCAAGTGGCCGAGCGACTGCAGCAGGAAATTCAGCGGTTGAGCTTCAGCCATGACGGCCAGACGTACGGCATCACAGTCAGCCAGGGGCTGACCAGCCTTACCGGGGAAGACGAAAGCCTCGACAGCCTGTTCGCCCGTGCGGATGCGGCCATGTATGAGGCCAAGCGACAGGGCAAGAACCGCATCATTTCTGCCTGA